The Lytechinus pictus isolate F3 Inbred chromosome 10, Lp3.0, whole genome shotgun sequence genome includes a window with the following:
- the LOC129270403 gene encoding cholesterol 24-hydroxylase-like isoform X1 encodes MGFFSEYKPEIILSPTKNTTRSSIGEKMAANLIFVSCSVFALAFWIAFLGLSLYIAYNRKRYSHIPHPEPLHFFSGNLQLLKDVGDDETWSTVLSHWSKKLGPVYCFHTYARTVIICEDSTVFKELLTKSKYLKAPDTYRAFRFLYGARAFGNGLLCETNHEAWMKKRAIFNHAFHRRYLMGLMNEFNICGDKLVNHLIPSSDGRTEVAMSEEFARVTMEIIARVGFGMDDDIIGNPDSPLCQLFPKILHGMQSVYNAPLLKYSILPKDIKYRREVRGAMKDLRKMARRCIQARMDALNQGEEVPQNILTYILQESNNLEGIENFDIEDMIDQFLTFFAAGEETTSNLLSFTFLHLGRNPEIMKKLRDEVDTILKGKDYVEYSDITQMQYLTLVLKESLRITPPGSMLNRILPNEMDLCGYKVPKDTIVLLQIYGIGRNEKYFKNPATFDPERFTRDEDSPLFAYVPFSMGSRSCIGQTFAMMEAKVIMCKLIKQLEFQLVPNQNFKFTENITLKPKDGCRNYITKRKL; translated from the exons atgggttttttttctgaatataaaCCAGAGATTATCTTGTCTCCTACAAA GAATACCACAAGATCGTCGATTGGTGAGAAAATGGCTGCAAATTTAATATTCGTTTCTTGCTCTGTTTTTGCCTTGGCATTTTGGATTGCTTTCCTTGGACTTTCCTTGTACATCGCCTATAACCGGAAGAGATACAGTCACATTCCTCACCCAGAACCTCTTCA ttTCTTCAGTGGTAATCTTCAGCTATTGAaggatgttggtgatgatgagacATGGTCTACAGTCTTATCTCACTG GAGCAAGAAACTCGGTCCGGTGTACTGTTTTCATACCTATGCCAGGACTGTCATTATTTGTGAAGACTCAACAGTGTTCAAG gaacttcttacaaagagtaagTATTTAAAGGCACCAGACACGTACCGTGCCTTTAGGTTTTTGTACGGAGCCAGGGCATTTGGAAATGGTCTTCTTTGTGAGACGAACCACGAGGCCTGGATGAAAAAACGTGCTATCTTTAACCATGCATTCCATCGGAG ATATCTAATGGGTTTGATGAACGAATTCAATATCTGTGGGGATAAACTGGTCAACCATTTGATCCCGTCAAGTGACGGTAGAACAGAAGTCGCCATGTCCGAGGAATTTGCAAGAGTCACAATGGAAATTATTGCAAGG GTTGGATTTGGAATGGACGATGACATCATTGGGAACCCGGATTCTCCTCTTTGCCAGCTGTTTCCAAAGATTCTGCATGGCATGCAATCAGTTTACAATGCCCCACTCCTGAAG TACAGTATTTTACCAAAAGACATCAAATACAGAAGAGAAGTCAGAGGAGCGATGAAAGACTTGCGAAAAATGGCTCGGAGATGCATTCAGGCCCGTATGGACGCTCTTAACCAAGGTGAAGAAGTTCCACAGAACATTCTAACCTACATTCTGCAGGAGTCGAACAATCTTGAGGGAATTGAAAACTTCGACATTGAAGATATGATTGATCAGTTCTTGACTTTCTTCGCAGCTG GAGAAGAAACGACATCCAATCTGCTTTCTTTCACCTTTCTCCATCTTGGAAGAAACcctgaaattatgaaaaa ACTCCGTGATGAAGTGGATACGATATTAAAAGGAAAGGACTACGTTGAGTACTCAGATATAACCCAGATGCAGTATCTAACACTG GTTTTGAAGGAGTCCCTACGAATAACTCCTCCTGGAAGTATGCTTAACAGAATCTTACCCAATGAAATGGATCTCTGTGGATATAAGGTTCCTAAAGACACAATAGTCCTG TTGCAAATTTATGGAATAGGTAGAAACGAAAAGTATTTCAAAAATCCAGCTACATTCGATCCAGAGAGATTCACAAGAGATGAAGACAG CCCATTATTTGCCTACGTACCATTTTCAATGGGCAGTCGGTCATGCATTGGTCAGACATTTGCTATG ATGGAAGCCAAGGTGATCATGTGTAAGTTGATCAAGCAGTTAGAATTCCAGCTTGTACCAAACCAAAACTTCAAGTTTACAGAAAACATCACTCTCAAACCAAAAGATGGCTGcagaaattacatcacaaagaGAAAgctgtga
- the LOC129270403 gene encoding cholesterol 24-hydroxylase-like isoform X2: MAANLIFVSCSVFALAFWIAFLGLSLYIAYNRKRYSHIPHPEPLHFFSGNLQLLKDVGDDETWSTVLSHWSKKLGPVYCFHTYARTVIICEDSTVFKELLTKSKYLKAPDTYRAFRFLYGARAFGNGLLCETNHEAWMKKRAIFNHAFHRRYLMGLMNEFNICGDKLVNHLIPSSDGRTEVAMSEEFARVTMEIIARYSILPKDIKYRREVRGAMKDLRKMARRCIQARMDALNQGEEVPQNILTYILQESNNLEGIENFDIEDMIDQFLTFFAAGEETTSNLLSFTFLHLGRNPEIMKKLRDEVDTILKGKDYVEYSDITQMQYLTLVLKESLRITPPGSMLNRILPNEMDLCGYKVPKDTIVLLQIYGIGRNEKYFKNPATFDPERFTRDEDSPLFAYVPFSMGSRSCIGQTFAMMEAKVIMCKLIKQLEFQLVPNQNFKFTENITLKPKDGCRNYITKRKL; encoded by the exons ATGGCTGCAAATTTAATATTCGTTTCTTGCTCTGTTTTTGCCTTGGCATTTTGGATTGCTTTCCTTGGACTTTCCTTGTACATCGCCTATAACCGGAAGAGATACAGTCACATTCCTCACCCAGAACCTCTTCA ttTCTTCAGTGGTAATCTTCAGCTATTGAaggatgttggtgatgatgagacATGGTCTACAGTCTTATCTCACTG GAGCAAGAAACTCGGTCCGGTGTACTGTTTTCATACCTATGCCAGGACTGTCATTATTTGTGAAGACTCAACAGTGTTCAAG gaacttcttacaaagagtaagTATTTAAAGGCACCAGACACGTACCGTGCCTTTAGGTTTTTGTACGGAGCCAGGGCATTTGGAAATGGTCTTCTTTGTGAGACGAACCACGAGGCCTGGATGAAAAAACGTGCTATCTTTAACCATGCATTCCATCGGAG ATATCTAATGGGTTTGATGAACGAATTCAATATCTGTGGGGATAAACTGGTCAACCATTTGATCCCGTCAAGTGACGGTAGAACAGAAGTCGCCATGTCCGAGGAATTTGCAAGAGTCACAATGGAAATTATTGCAAGG TACAGTATTTTACCAAAAGACATCAAATACAGAAGAGAAGTCAGAGGAGCGATGAAAGACTTGCGAAAAATGGCTCGGAGATGCATTCAGGCCCGTATGGACGCTCTTAACCAAGGTGAAGAAGTTCCACAGAACATTCTAACCTACATTCTGCAGGAGTCGAACAATCTTGAGGGAATTGAAAACTTCGACATTGAAGATATGATTGATCAGTTCTTGACTTTCTTCGCAGCTG GAGAAGAAACGACATCCAATCTGCTTTCTTTCACCTTTCTCCATCTTGGAAGAAACcctgaaattatgaaaaa ACTCCGTGATGAAGTGGATACGATATTAAAAGGAAAGGACTACGTTGAGTACTCAGATATAACCCAGATGCAGTATCTAACACTG GTTTTGAAGGAGTCCCTACGAATAACTCCTCCTGGAAGTATGCTTAACAGAATCTTACCCAATGAAATGGATCTCTGTGGATATAAGGTTCCTAAAGACACAATAGTCCTG TTGCAAATTTATGGAATAGGTAGAAACGAAAAGTATTTCAAAAATCCAGCTACATTCGATCCAGAGAGATTCACAAGAGATGAAGACAG CCCATTATTTGCCTACGTACCATTTTCAATGGGCAGTCGGTCATGCATTGGTCAGACATTTGCTATG ATGGAAGCCAAGGTGATCATGTGTAAGTTGATCAAGCAGTTAGAATTCCAGCTTGTACCAAACCAAAACTTCAAGTTTACAGAAAACATCACTCTCAAACCAAAAGATGGCTGcagaaattacatcacaaagaGAAAgctgtga